The sequence below is a genomic window from Methanosarcinales archaeon Met12.
AAAAATCATATAGATGAGGTTGGAGAGAAGGTGACAATATGATCCCTGTTAGGTGTTTTACGTGTGGAAAAGTAATATCAAATGTGTGGGACATGTACAAGAAACGAGTAGAGGACAGAAAAGAGGAATCGGGAACAAATGATATCAAAGTGGGAGACATATTGGATGATCTGGGTATCGAAAGATATTGCTGTCGACGAATGTTGTTAACGCACGTGGATATAATAGACATGCTATCCCCATATCAATAGGGAAGAGGGGGGTTGTAGGGTAGGCTGGACCATCCTATGGCGTTCGGGGCGCTGTGACCTGAGTTCGAATCTCAGCAACCCCAATTTTAGAGGACATTTCTTAAAGGAGTTGTTAACGTGGACCAAAAATATACAAGATATGAACGAGCTAGAATAATAGGGGCACGCGCCTTACAGATTTCTGCAGGGGCACCGATTCTGATACGTAACCTAGGAGAAAAAGACCCCATTAGCATCGCAATGCAGGAATTTGACGAGGGCATAATCCCAATAACGGTAAATAGGGCGAA
It includes:
- a CDS encoding DNA-directed RNA polymerase subunit N, which codes for MIPVRCFTCGKVISNVWDMYKKRVEDRKEESGTNDIKVGDILDDLGIERYCCRRMLLTHVDIIDMLSPYQ
- a CDS encoding DNA-directed RNA polymerase subunit K is translated as MDQKYTRYERARIIGARALQISAGAPILIRNLGEKDPISIAMQEFDEGIIPITVNRANKDQHEKSKIS